In Marixanthomonas ophiurae, one genomic interval encodes:
- the hisH gene encoding imidazole glycerol phosphate synthase subunit HisH, with amino-acid sequence MNIVIIDYGAGNIKSLQFAIERLGFTAVLSNNEEEIKNADKVIFPGVGHADSAMKMLKETGLDKLIPTLKQPVFGICLGMQLLCTSSEEGNTKGLGVFNVDVKRFSNTLKVPQMGWNTISNLESDLFKNISEHEFMYLVHSYYVPPCNETIATTDYGGDYSSALQKNNFYGVQFHPEKSSTAGEIILKNFLTI; translated from the coding sequence ATGAACATAGTAATTATAGATTATGGTGCCGGGAATATAAAAAGTCTTCAATTTGCTATTGAACGCCTAGGTTTTACAGCTGTTTTAAGTAATAATGAAGAAGAAATTAAAAATGCTGATAAAGTAATTTTTCCTGGTGTAGGTCACGCAGACAGTGCGATGAAAATGCTAAAAGAAACAGGGTTGGACAAACTCATACCGACCTTAAAACAACCTGTTTTTGGGATTTGTTTGGGGATGCAATTACTTTGCACTTCTTCGGAAGAAGGAAATACAAAGGGGTTGGGTGTTTTTAATGTTGACGTAAAACGATTTTCAAACACATTAAAAGTCCCACAAATGGGTTGGAACACCATTTCAAATTTAGAATCTGATTTATTTAAAAATATTTCAGAACATGAATTTATGTATTTGGTGCACAGTTATTATGTTCCACCGTGCAATGAAACCATTGCAACTACAGATTATGGCGGGGATTACTCTTCAGCATTACAAAAAAATAATTTCTACGGAGTGCAATTTCACCCTGAAAAAAGTAGTACTGCCGGAGAAATAATATTGAAAAATTTTTTAACAATCTAA
- the hisF gene encoding imidazole glycerol phosphate synthase subunit HisF gives MLTKRIIPCLDIKNGRTVKGVNFVNLRDAGDPVELAKIYYETGADELVFLDISATEERRKTLANLVLKVAEAINIPFTVGGGISSVEDVAVLLKNGADKISVNSSAVKNPQLINDLAAKFGSQCIVVAIDAKQINDEWIVHLVGGKEPTTLNLFDWALEVEKRGAGEILFTSMDNDGTKDGFANEALKKLSETLNIPIIASGGAGTINHFSDAFKLGKADAALAASVFHFKEIEISELKKDLQTQGIPVRL, from the coding sequence ATGCTAACTAAACGAATTATCCCTTGTTTGGATATAAAAAACGGACGCACCGTAAAAGGTGTAAACTTTGTAAACCTACGTGACGCGGGAGATCCAGTGGAGTTGGCTAAAATTTATTATGAAACTGGAGCCGATGAATTGGTGTTTTTAGACATTTCAGCTACTGAAGAACGCCGTAAAACGCTTGCTAATCTTGTTTTGAAAGTTGCCGAAGCCATAAATATCCCTTTTACGGTTGGCGGCGGAATTTCGAGTGTGGAAGATGTTGCCGTTTTATTAAAAAATGGAGCCGATAAAATTTCGGTAAATTCTTCAGCAGTTAAAAATCCGCAGTTAATAAACGATTTAGCTGCTAAATTTGGTTCGCAATGTATTGTAGTGGCGATTGATGCAAAGCAAATTAACGATGAGTGGATTGTGCATTTGGTTGGCGGAAAAGAACCAACAACGCTTAACTTATTTGATTGGGCACTAGAAGTTGAAAAAAGAGGAGCCGGAGAGATTCTTTTTACATCAATGGATAATGACGGTACCAAAGACGGTTTTGCTAATGAAGCTCTAAAAAAACTTTCAGAAACACTTAATATTCCAATTATCGCTTCAGGTGGCGCTGGGACCATCAACCATTTTAGTGATGCATTTAAATTGGGGAAAGCAGACGCAGCTTTAGCTGCTAGCGTATTTCACTTTAAAG
- the hisA gene encoding 1-(5-phosphoribosyl)-5-[(5-phosphoribosylamino)methylideneamino]imidazole-4-carboxamide isomerase, translating to MRIIPAIDIIEGKCVRLSKGDYSTKKIYNENPLEVAKQFEAHGIQYLHLVDLDGAKSSHIVNYKILEEIASKTNLQIDFGGGLKSNTDLEIAFNSGANQITGGSIAVKKPDVFKNWLQQYGSDKIILGADAKDEKVAVGGWLEESDEFVIPFIQKYQDEGVSYVICTDISKDGMLEGPSFDLYKQILSETQNLKLIASGGVATFDDLPKLAEIGCEGAIIGKAIYENRISMKQLEKFILDAN from the coding sequence ATGAGAATTATACCTGCTATAGATATCATTGAAGGTAAGTGCGTACGCCTTTCAAAAGGTGATTACAGCACAAAGAAAATATATAACGAAAACCCACTTGAAGTAGCAAAACAATTTGAAGCTCATGGCATACAATACCTGCATTTAGTTGACTTAGACGGTGCAAAAAGCAGCCATATTGTTAATTATAAAATTTTAGAAGAAATAGCTTCTAAAACCAACTTACAAATAGATTTTGGAGGCGGTTTAAAGAGTAATACAGACTTAGAAATAGCTTTTAACAGTGGTGCCAATCAAATAACAGGCGGAAGTATTGCCGTTAAAAAACCGGATGTTTTTAAAAACTGGTTACAACAATATGGAAGTGATAAAATTATCTTAGGTGCAGATGCAAAAGATGAAAAGGTAGCAGTTGGAGGTTGGTTAGAAGAGAGTGATGAGTTTGTCATTCCTTTTATTCAAAAATACCAAGATGAAGGAGTATCGTATGTTATTTGCACAGACATTAGTAAAGATGGAATGTTAGAAGGGCCTTCGTTTGACTTATACAAACAGATCTTGTCTGAAACCCAGAATTTAAAACTAATCGCTTCAGGAGGTGTCGCTACTTTTGATGATCTACCAAAGCTCGCTGAAATAGGCTGTGAAGGCGCTATTATTGGGAAGGCTATTTATGAAAACAGAATTTCGATGAAACAACTTGAAAAATTTATATTAGATGCTAACTAA